One part of the Procambarus clarkii isolate CNS0578487 chromosome 41, FALCON_Pclarkii_2.0, whole genome shotgun sequence genome encodes these proteins:
- the LOC138349585 gene encoding pro-resilin-like isoform X2: MFKVAAILLTVGVTLAFPSDPYGQPVYKSEPIPYNYAYGVKDDYAGTDFGHNENSDGSTAKGSYNVVLPDGRIQTVSYVADHYNGYQAQVSYKGEAQYPHQYGPAVTFKPQYQPSYQPSYQPQPSYQ, translated from the exons atgTTTAAG GTGGCCGCGATCTTGTTGACAGTGGGAGTGACTTTGGCCTTTCCATCAGATCCCTACGGACAGCCTGTCTACAAGTCG GAACCCATCCCATACAACTACGCCTACGGTGTCAAGGACGACTACGCTGGCACTGACTTCGGCCACAACGAGAACTCCGACGGGTCCACGGCGAAGGGCTCATACAATGTTGTTCTCCCTGACGGCCGCATACAAACA GTGAGCTACGTGGCTGACCATTACAACGGGTACCAGGCCCAGGTGAGCTACAAGGGCGAGGCCCAGTACCCACACCAGTACGGTCCAGCTGTCACCTTCAAgccccagtaccagccctcatatCAGCCTTCATACCAGCCTCAACCCTCATACCAATAA
- the LOC138349585 gene encoding pro-resilin-like isoform X1, which produces MFKQVAAILLTVGVTLAFPSDPYGQPVYKSEPIPYNYAYGVKDDYAGTDFGHNENSDGSTAKGSYNVVLPDGRIQTVSYVADHYNGYQAQVSYKGEAQYPHQYGPAVTFKPQYQPSYQPSYQPQPSYQ; this is translated from the exons atgTTTAAG CAGGTGGCCGCGATCTTGTTGACAGTGGGAGTGACTTTGGCCTTTCCATCAGATCCCTACGGACAGCCTGTCTACAAGTCG GAACCCATCCCATACAACTACGCCTACGGTGTCAAGGACGACTACGCTGGCACTGACTTCGGCCACAACGAGAACTCCGACGGGTCCACGGCGAAGGGCTCATACAATGTTGTTCTCCCTGACGGCCGCATACAAACA GTGAGCTACGTGGCTGACCATTACAACGGGTACCAGGCCCAGGTGAGCTACAAGGGCGAGGCCCAGTACCCACACCAGTACGGTCCAGCTGTCACCTTCAAgccccagtaccagccctcatatCAGCCTTCATACCAGCCTCAACCCTCATACCAATAA
- the LOC123761247 gene encoding pro-resilin-like, which translates to MFKLTAILLTVGVALAFPSDPYGQPVYKSEPIPYNYAYGVKDDYAGTDFGHNENSDGSTAKGSYNVVLPDGRIQTVSYVADHYNGYQAQVSYKGEAQYPHQYGPAVTFKPQYQPSYQPSYQPQPSYQ; encoded by the exons atgTTTAAG CTGACAGCAATCTTGTTGACAGTGGGTGTGGCTTTGGCCTTTCCATCAGATCCCTACGGTCAGCCTGTCTACAAGTCG GAACCCATCCCATACAACTACGCCTACGGTGTCAAGGACGACTACGCTGGCACTGACTTCGGCCACAACGAGAACTCCGACGGGTCCACGGCGAAGGGCTCATACAATGTTGTTCTTCCTGACGGCCGCATACAAACA GTGAGCTACGTGGCTGACCACTACAACGGGTACCAGGCCCAGGTGAGCTACAAGGGCGAGGCCCAGTACCCACACCAGTACGGTCCAGCTGTCACCTTCAAgccccagtaccagccctcatatCAGCCCTCATACCAGCCTCAACCCTCATACCAATAA
- the LOC123761003 gene encoding pro-resilin-like: MFKQVAAILLTVGVALAFPTDPYGQPVYKSEPIPYNYAYGVKDDYAGTDFGHNENSDGSTAKGSYNVVLPDGRIQTVNYVADHYNGYQAQVSYKGEAQYPHQYGPAVTFKPQYQPSYQPQPSYQ, encoded by the exons atgTTTAAG CAGGTGGCCGCGATCTTGCTGACAGTGGGTGTGGCTTTGGCCTTTCCAACAGATCCCTACGGACAGCCTGTCTACAAGTCG GAACCCATCCCATACAACTACGCCTACGGTGTCAAGGACGACTACGCTGGCACTGACTTCGGCCACAATGAGAACTCCGATGGGTCCACGGCGAAGGGCTCGTACAACGTTGTTCTCCCTGACGGCCGCATACAAACA GTGAACTACGTGGCTGACCACTACAACGGGTACCAGGCCCAGGTGAGCTACAAGGGCGAGGCCCAGTACCCACACCAGTACGGTCCAGCTGTCACCTTCAAgccccagtaccagccctcatacCAGCCTCAACCCTCATACCAATAA
- the LOC123761002 gene encoding pro-resilin-like isoform X2 yields the protein MFKVAAILLTVGVVLAFPTDPYGQPVYKSEPIPYNYAYGVKDDYAGTDFGHNENSDGSTAKGSYNVALPDGRIQTVSYVADHYNGYQAQVSYKGEAQYPHQYGPAVTFKPQYQPSYQPSYQPQPSYQ from the exons atgTTTAAG GTGGCCGCGATCTTGCTGACAGTGGGTGTGGTTTTGGCCTTTCCAACAGATCCCTACGGACAGCCTGTCTACAAGTCG GAACCCATCCCATACAACTACGCCTACGGTGTCAAGGACGACTACGCTGGCACTGACTTCGGCCACAACGAGAACTCCGACGGGTCCACGGCGAAGGGCTCATACAATGTTGCTCTCCCTGACGGCCGCATACAAACA GTGAGCTACGTGGCTGACCACTACAACGGGTACCAGGCCCAGGTGAGCTACAAGGGCGAGGCCCAGTACCCACACCAGTACGGTCCAGCTGTCACCTTCAAgccccagtaccagccctcatatCAGCCTTCATACCAGCCTCAACCCTCATACCAATAA
- the LOC123761002 gene encoding pro-resilin-like isoform X1 codes for MFKQVAAILLTVGVVLAFPTDPYGQPVYKSEPIPYNYAYGVKDDYAGTDFGHNENSDGSTAKGSYNVALPDGRIQTVSYVADHYNGYQAQVSYKGEAQYPHQYGPAVTFKPQYQPSYQPSYQPQPSYQ; via the exons atgTTTAAG CAGGTGGCCGCGATCTTGCTGACAGTGGGTGTGGTTTTGGCCTTTCCAACAGATCCCTACGGACAGCCTGTCTACAAGTCG GAACCCATCCCATACAACTACGCCTACGGTGTCAAGGACGACTACGCTGGCACTGACTTCGGCCACAACGAGAACTCCGACGGGTCCACGGCGAAGGGCTCATACAATGTTGCTCTCCCTGACGGCCGCATACAAACA GTGAGCTACGTGGCTGACCACTACAACGGGTACCAGGCCCAGGTGAGCTACAAGGGCGAGGCCCAGTACCCACACCAGTACGGTCCAGCTGTCACCTTCAAgccccagtaccagccctcatatCAGCCTTCATACCAGCCTCAACCCTCATACCAATAA
- the LOC123761163 gene encoding cuticle protein 7-like produces the protein MISSRHLVFLQQVVVVLAAVAGALALPTDLYNQPSYKPAPMPYNYAYGVKDDYAGTDFGHNEDSDGSAVKGSYNVVLPDGRIQTVNYVADHYNGYQAQVSYKGEAQYPHEYGPPVTFKPQYQNSYQPQPSYQPQPSYQPQPSYS, from the exons ATGATTAGCAGTAGGCACCTTGTCTTTCTCCAGCAAGTGGTCGTGGTGCTGGCCGCGGTGGCTGGGGCTCTGGCCCTCCCCACAGACCTCTACAACCAACCGTCATACAAGCCG GCGCCCATGCCATACAACTACGCCTATGGTGTCAAGGACGACTACGCCGGCACTGACTTCGGCCACAACGAGGACTCCGACGGCAGCGCGGTCAAGGGCTCCTACAATGTTGTCTTGCCCGACGGCCGCATCCAGACG GTAAACTACGTGGCTGACCACTACAACGGGTACCAGGCCCAGGTGAGCTACAAGGGCGAGGCCCAGTACCCACATGAGTACGGTCCACCTGTCACCTTCAAGCCCCAGTACCAAAACTCATACCAGCCCCAGCCCTCATACCAGCCCCAGCCCTCATACCAACCCCAGCCCTCATACTCGTAA